The sequence below is a genomic window from Humulus lupulus chromosome 3, drHumLupu1.1, whole genome shotgun sequence.
TTATCTAGAAGTGCATCCTCCACAATTGAATGCTATTTCTTATTGATTTACACGTTTTCTTGTTCTTAATCATTTAACTGGCAACTGCAACCATATCAATTTCTCCTATGTTAAATAGCCTAGTAACAGAAAGAGATTTTACTAATAATAAGTCATTTTAGTTTCCTAATTCCTATGTTTATATGCCATAACAGTTTGGCTGACTTTTTCACTTTCTTCTTAAAGTCCTCTATCTTTACTGGTGGCATTTATGTTTTCTTTCACCAACAGGGGACTGCTAGTGCCAACACAACTTTCAAACTCAAGAATTTTGATCTTGGAAGCGTAAAGAAAAAGCTAGATTTGCCTGTACAGAAGAATCTTCTGACTCAGTACTTCTGTATCCTTCTATTCCTTTTTCCCTGGTTTGTGTATGTAATTTTAGTCTGAAATGTTTCATATCATGGACAACAGTTCATGTACATAAATATAACTGGTTTATTTCATTAAGTGGATGTTCAGAAGCATGTGGCCTACTTGTACTGTAAGATAAGTGGCTAACAAACAAATGCTATTACTAATCTTCAACCCCGATTTGGAaatttgtattatatgtgtttcaAAAGGTTTTGCCAAATGTAGTTAAATTTTTTATGATTAATGGATTAGTATGATAAAAGGTTCTATTGATTATGTCTGaactatgttgtaattacacaggaaattatgaatgaatatagtggttgaaaatagagaaatgaaaaaattccCATATTTTATATGGGACGTCGGTCTCCATGAACTTGTCATCTTATGTGTTGCAGGGGAcgatgcttgcacataaattgtcatctcatgtactgCAGGAAGATGACGCTTTAGTAGGAACTGTCGTCTCATTTATTACAGTAGATGACGGTTGCAC
It includes:
- the LOC133821474 gene encoding exonuclease 1-like codes for the protein MFTMIPQDIAKGIAEGDLDPFTKMPFQGTASANTTFKLKNFDLGSVKKKLDLPVQKNLLTQYFCILLFLFPWFVYVILV